A region from the Kryptolebias marmoratus isolate JLee-2015 linkage group LG9, ASM164957v2, whole genome shotgun sequence genome encodes:
- the fam193b gene encoding protein FAM193B — protein sequence MARKKSKQQAAVQKELSPGQQSAAKSPVSPGDAAGGGGGDAELDRLANTRANQPMHTCCLLCHREFKDWGAGSANGLPAGHGTKLADAVPTLSQALLREAPGRKLADAVPSLSQSLLGEVPLWICQSCCKSVEEEERRSAQEQPTSVPLSHSSSCKSQSCGNGYPEQSAVDWDPSSFLSAHKLSGLWNSAHTNGGEHCNHNTSSHSQQGGAAGTACHEKRGLHEAPGKSAKTSGFKVCPYSHPSSQNSSGSSAGNSLSTSTDLCKTTPKHFKTMCRRPTPPGEAFHPNDHHQHTDLSVPPNSPTGLSSQHSSLLPPKPSSGQHGHVSSSCSAGVSAHASFPPLVPNLHSPTAKLSSPSPDSPTSVHKPSPCKNSHIPPVNTQHSKLGTSLMGCNHSCNGHSQGTVATSNVGHLTAGACRDQACKGHKVTNGTLCHPSSELEEGEDEDSSSERSSCASSSTNQKDGKYCDCCYCEFFGHNAPPAAPTSRNYAEIREKLRSRLTRRKEEPPQRQDSELTVAGAIDNRDVDELLDFINSSEPKPVNSAKAAKRARHKQKKKEKAQQNNVGAAGSEPQSNSAGSMDEPVPDGPETSRLLDWPQLELERVNSFLTSRLEEIKNTIKDSIRASFSMYDLNLDVNDFPKKAATLEGNHLLSHLNGSSDMQQIDLDLSPLSLGTFKSHLDLVNGWEDTNLISTQNAATNTSPGLSAASKDTQRLHTATGLSKLVRVRSPDRCASTGPDSLPQVPAQTTAKTKEDTADPKSTAVGNGGVKSKKNKKQQQQQRQEPSVPEQNSYKPTKAASGNEAQKPNESKEMTSNGSKSGSKQPQHSADNQRNGPKKAEEGRSSKHTTNAANGGALGTQRGKCDPETRGGRSEQEPESRAHPAVPANGPQQQQPKGRNKKNKNKGEKSSNAIDDVFLPKDVDPTEMDEIDREVEYFKRFCLDSAKQTRQKVAVNWSNFSLKKVASNAAQ from the exons ATGGCGAGGAAGAAAAGCAAGCAGCAAGCGGCCGTCCAGAAGGAGCTGTCGCCTGGACAGCAGAGCGCAGCGAAGAGCCCCGTCTCTCCCGGCGATGCAGCTGGCGGTGGCGGCGGAGATGCTGAGCTGGATAGGCTGGCCAACACCAGGGCGAACCAG CCCATGCACACCTGCTGCCTCCTGTGCCACCGAGAATTCAAGGACTGGGGAGCGGGCTCCGCAAACGGCCTCCCCGCGGGCCACGGGACCAAGCTGGCCGACGCCGTGCCCACGCTCTCCCAGGCCTTATTGCGGGAGGCGCCGGGGCGGAAGCTGGCCGACGCCGTGCCCTCGCTGTCTCAGTCCCTGCTCGGAGAGGTGCCTCTGTGGATCTGTCAGAGCTGCTGCAAGAGcgtggaagaggaggagaggcggAGCGCGCAGGAGCAGCCCACATCG GTACCATTGTCACACTCATCCTCCTGTAAGTCCCAAAGCTGTGGGAACGGTTACCCGGAGCAAAGCGCCGTGGACTGGGACCCGAGTTCCTTCCTGTCAGCCCACAAACTGTCAGGTCTTTGGAACTCAGCCCACACCAACGGAGGAGAGCACTGCAACCACAACACTTCTTCACACTCACAGCAAG GGGGAGCAGCAGGAACGGCCTGTCACGAGAAAAGAGGACTCCATGAAGCGCCTGGAAAATCCGCCAAAACGTCAGGGTTCAAAGTCTGTCCCTACAGTCACCCGTCATCCCAGAATTCCAGCGGCTCTTCTGCTGGGAACTCCCTGTCTACCTCCACAGACCTTTGTAAGACCACTCCCAAGCACTTCAAGACCATGTGCCGCCGACCAACGCCGCCAG GTGAAGCCTTTCATCCAAACGACCACCACCAACACACAGACTTGTCGGTACCCCCCAACAGCCCCACCGGCCTGTCGTCGCAGCATTCCTCCCTCCTGCCCCCGAAGCCGAGCTCCGGGCAGCACGGCCACgtcagctcctcctgcagcgccGGCGTGTCAGCTCACGCTTCCTTTCCCCCACTGGTACCAAACCTCCACAGCCCCACGGCCAAACTCAGCTCTCCAAGTCCAGACAGCCCCACGTCTGTGCACAAGCCCAGCCCATGCAAAAACTCCCACATTCCGCCTGTGAACACGCAGCACAGCAAACTGGGAACGTCTCTTATGGGCTGCAATCACTCTTGTAACGGACACAGTCAGGGAACCGTGGCCACATCCAATGTAGGCCATCTAACAGCTGGAGCCTGCAG GGATCAGGCATGTAAAGGGCATAAAGTGACAAATGGGACATTGTGCCACCCTTCATCGGAGCTGGAAGAGGGGGAGGATGAAGACAGCAGCTCTGAAAGGAGCTCCTGTGCCTCCTCTTCGACCAACCAGAAGGACGGGAAGTACTGCGACTGCTGCTACTGCGAGTTCTTCGGACACAACGCG CCTCCAGCTGCACCAACCAGCCGGAACTACGCTGAGATCCGAGAGAAGCTCCGCTCGCGTCTAACCAGGCGTAAAGAGGAGCCGCCTCAACGCCAAGACTCAGAACTGACAGTGGCAGGCGCCATTGACAACAGGGACGTAGACGAGCTGCTAGACTTCATAAACAGTTCAGAGCCCAAACCTGTCAACAGTGCCAAAGCTGCCAAAAGGGCTcggcacaaacagaaaaagaag GAGAAAGCTCAGCAGAACAACGTGGGTGCTGCAGGCAGTGAACCCCAATCAAATTCAGCCGGATCCATGGACGAACCCGTTCCCGACGGTCCGGAAACCAGCCGGCTGCTTGACTGGCCTCAGCTGGAGCTCGAGCGGGTCAACAGCTTCCTCACAAGTCGACTAGAAGAGATCAAGAACACCATCAAAGACTCAATCCGGGCCTCGTTTAGCATGTACGACCTCAACCTGGACGTCAACGACTTCCCAAAGAAGGCGGCCACGTTGGAGGGAAACCACTTACTGTCCCACCTGAATGGCTCCTCCGACATGCAGCAGATAGACCTGGACCTATCGCCTCTTTCGCTGGGAACCTTTAAGAGCCACCTGGACCTGGTTAATGGATGGGAGGACACAAATCTCATCTCGACCCAAAACGCCGCCACCAACACCTCACCGGGTCTTAGTGCTGCTTCAAAGGACACCCAGAGGTTGCACACTGCTACCGGCCTTTCGAAGCTTGTAAGAGTTCGCTCACCAGACCGATGCGCCTCCACCGGACCCGACAGTTTACCGCAGGTGCCAGCTCAAACAACGGCTAAAACGAAGGAGGACACCGCCGATCCCAAGAGCACAGCAGTTGGGAATGGCGGCGTGAAGTcgaagaagaataaaaagcagcagcagcagcagagacaggagCCATCTGTGCCAGAGCAAAATTCTTACAAACCAACCAAAGCTGCCTCCGGTAATGAAGCGCAGAAACCCAACGAGTCTAAAGAAATGACATCTAATGGCTCAAAGTCTGGGAGCAAACAGCCTCAGCACTCTGCAGACAACCAGAGGAACGGGCCGAAGAAGGCAGAGGAGGGCAGATCATCCAAACACACGACGAATGCAGCAAACGGCGGCGCCTTGGGTACACAAAGAGGGAAGTGTGACCCAGAAACACGAGGCGGCCGGTCCGAGCAGGAACCAGAGAGCAGAGCTCATCCCGCCGTTCCAGCAAACGGgcctcagcagcagcaacctaagggaagaaataagaagaacaaGAATAAGGGAGAAAAGTCCAGCAACGCTATTG ATGACGTATTTCTTCCTAAAGATGTGGATCCAACAGAAATGGATGAGATCGATCGGGAAGTTGAATACTTCAAAAG gttttgcCTCGATTCTGCTAAACAAACTCGCCAGAAGGTAGCGGTGAACTGGTCCAACTTCAGCCTCAAAAAGGTTGCTTCTAATGCAGCTCAATAA
- the LOC108242038 gene encoding probable ATP-dependent RNA helicase DDX41 codes for METENRPKKRSHGEEDKSGSDGSEDDDYVPYVPVKIRKQQMLQKMLRLRGKAVDEEQKDSWEEQRDEDEGLGPRSNVSLLDQHQHLKEKAEARKESAKEKQLKEEEKILESVAEGRALMSVKEMAKGIIYDDPIKTSWKAPRYILNMPDTRHERVRKKFHILVDGEGIPAPIKSFREMKFPPAILKGLKKKGIVHPTPIQIQGIPTVLSGRDMIGIAFTGSGKTLVFTLPIIMFSLEQEKKLPFFKREGPYGLIICPSRELARQTHGIIEYYCKLLEEEGAPQLRTALCIGGMSVKEQMEVVKHGVHMMVATPGRLMDLLQKKMVSLDICRYLALDEADRMIDMGFEEDIRTIFSYFKGQRQTLLFSATMPKKIQNFAKSALVKPVTINVGRAGAASLDVIQEVEYVKEEAKMVYLLECLQKTTPPVLIFAEKKADVDAIHEYLLLKGVEAVAIHGGKDQEERTKAIEAFKEGKKDVLVATDVASKGLDFPAIQHVVNYDMPEEIENYVHRIGRTGRSGKTGIATTFINKGCDESVLMDLKALLVEAKQKVPPVLQVLQTGDETMLDIGGERGCTFCGGLGHRITDCPKLEAMQTKQVTNIGRKDYLAHSSMDF; via the exons atggagacCGAAAATCGTCCTAAAAAG AGGTCCCATGGCGAGGAAGACAAATCCGGCTCAGATGGATCGGAAGATGACGATTATGTTCCATATGTTCCAGtcaaaattagaaaacaacaaatg CTACAGAAGATGTTACGCCTGCGAGGAAAAGCGGTGGACGAAGAGCAGAAGgacagctgggaggagcagAGGGACGAGGACGAGGGTCTCGGTCCACGCTCCAACGTCAGTCTGCTCGACCAGCATCAGCATCTCAAGGAAAAGGCAGAAG CCCGTAAGGAGTCTGCCaaggagaagcagctgaaagaggaggagaagattCTTGAAAGTGTTGCAGAGGGAAGAG cccTGATGTCTGTGAAGGAAATGGCCAAAGGTATCATATATGACGATCCAATTAAAACAAG CTGGAAGGCACCGCGCTACATCCTGAACATGCCGGACACCAGGCACGAGCGCGTCCGGAAGAAATTCCACATTCTGGTTGACGGAGAGGGCATCCCTGCCCCCATCAAAAGCTTCAGGGAGATGAAGTTTCCACCAG CAATTCTAAAAGGTTTAAAGAAGAAAGGGATTGTGCATCCGACACCGATTCAAATTCAAGGAATCCCCACCGT GCTGTCGGGCCGAGACATGATCGGCATCGCCTTCACCGGATCAGGAAAGACTCTGGTCTTCACTCTGCCCATCATCATGTTTTCCCTGGAGCAGGAGAAGAAGCTGCCGTTCTTCAAGCGGGAGGGACCGTACGGACTCATCATCTGTCCTTCG CGAGAGTTGGCGAGGCAGACGCACGGCATCATCGAGTATTACTgcaagctgctggaggaggaaggggCTCCGCAGCTGCGCACCGCCCTCTGCATCGGAGGGATGTCCGTCAAGGAGCAGATGGAGGTGGTGAAGCA TGGTGTCCACATGATGGTTGCCACCCCTGGAAGGCTGATGGACCTGCTGCAGAAGAAGATGGTCAGTCTCGACATTTGTCGCTACCTGGCTCTCGATGAAGCAGACAGAATGATTGACATGGGCTTCGAAGAAGACATCAGGACCATCTTCTCCTATTTCAAG GGACAAAGACAAACTCTGCTTTTCAGCGCCACCATGCCCAAGAAGATCCAGAACTTCGCAAAGAGCGCTCTGGTCAAACCAGTCACTATCAACGTGGGCCGCGCCGGAGCCGCCAGCTTGGACGTCATCCAA GAAGTGGAATACGTCAAGGAGGAGGCCAAGATGGTGTACCTCCTCGAATGTCTCCAGAAAACAACGCCTCCG GTGCTGATATTTGCTGAGAAGAAGGCCGATGTTGATGCCATCCACGAGTACCTGCTGCTGAAGGGAGTGGAGGCCGTGGCCATACATGGAGGAAAAG atCAGGAAGAAAGAACAAAAGCCATTGAAGCATtcaaagaaggaaagaaagacgTATTAGTTGCCACAGATGTTGCTTCCAAGGGTCTGGATTTCCCAGCTATTCAGCACGTAGTGAACTATGACATGCCCGAAGAGATAGAAAACTACG TCCATAGAATCGGCAGAACCGGACGGTCAGGGAAGACTGGGATTGCCACAACGTTCATCAATAAAGGCTGCG ACGAGTCCGTCTTAATGGATCTGAAAGCTCTGCTGGTCGAAGCCAAGCAGAAGGTTCCTCCGGTCCTCCAGGTGCTGCAGACCGGGGACGAGACCATGCTGGACATCGGAG GGGAACGGGGCTGCACGTTCTGCGGCGGTCTCGGCCATCGGATCACAGACTGCCCCAAGCTGGAGGCCATGCAGACCAAACAGGTCACCAACATCGGACGGAAAGACTACCTGGCTCATAGCTCCATGGACTTTTAG
- the dok3 gene encoding docking protein 3, with protein MDIICKEGMLYLQGFKFGKKTWRKVWMVLFKPSSTGVGRLEFCAASDGSAFSEHVKSGRQKATERKVVRLSDCLSVTPAAAEACPAGCTAFCLNTKQCNYTFASTSSQDWTSALCLLAFQRDPGGSHKGELEGGTSLTMEDNDLYSSWKSDWSPPPNQYQVKVQSTKASKSCKLAGNYLMSTTTEDLILSDISTGGVIYCWPYRLLRKFGQVEGGFSIEAGRRCESGEGVFIFLTRHGPQIFQAIAEQCLLKEDAGVQPPRAHRKSLPDVSAVAAALPAPASQLSVPAAHAYADRDDGDVDDRAVGEYYAVNAHAAADSMQHLRNVRPHLSSSSKEDVGEEGEDEDERCLSLEDGAEERIYYNLRRATLPQVRKTGTDDAGGVYSFASQDGFPPTSQPSKLDQCGAFPPLADDCLHPGYNTQAADDDTKETEEDAGGPGPGPASTEAPGSFKHRLAEIISKDLAKFQPPTFHRAGSPTFLQ; from the exons ATGGATATCATCTGCAAGGAGGGGATGCTCTACCTTCAGGGCTTCAAGTTTGGAAAA AAAACGTGGCGGAAGGTGTGGATGGTGCTCTTCAAGCCCAGCTCCACCGGCGTGGGTCGGCTGGAGTTCTGCGCGGCGTCCGACGGCAGCGCGTTCAGCGAGCACGTGAAGTCTGGTCGGCAGAAGGCCACGGAGAGGAAGGTGGTGCGTTTGAGCGACTGCCTCAGCGTGACCCCGGCCGCCGCAGAGGCCTGCCCTGCTGGCTGCACGGCCTTCTGCCTCAACACCAAGCAGTGCAACTACACCTTCGCCTCCACGTCCAGCCAGGACTGGACCAGCGCCCTCTGTCTCCTTGCCTTCCAG AGAGATCCTGGAGGCTCCCACAAAGGGGAACTTGAGGGAGGAACCAGCTTGACCATGGAGGACAATGACCTTTACTCATCCTGGAAGAGCG ACTGGAGTCCTCCTCCGAACCAGTACCAGGTGAAGGTCCAGAGCACCAAGGCCTCCAAGAGCTGTAAGCTGGCTGGAAACTACCTGATGTCCACAACCACGGAGGACCTGATTCTGAGCGACATCAGCACGGGTGGCGTCATCTACTGCTGGCCGTACAGGCTCTTGCGCAAGTTTGGACAAGTGGAG GGCGGATTCAGCATCGAAGCGGGCCGCCGCTGCGAATCGGGCGAAGGCGTCTTCATCTTCCTGACCCGACACGGCCCGCAGATCTTCCAGGCCATAGCCGAGCAGTGCCTGCTGAAGGAGGACGCGGGCGTCCAGCCCCCGAGGGCCCACAGGAAATCGTTACCGGACGTGTCTGCGGTGGCAGCGGCCCTGCCGGCCCCAGCCAGCCAGCTGTCTGTACCCGCTGCTCACGCCTACGCAGACAGGGACGACGGCGACGTGGACGACAGAGCGGTCGGTGAATACTACGCAGTCAACGCCCACGCCGCCGCGGACAGCATGCAGCACCTGCGCAACGTCAGACCGCATCTGTCCAGCAGCAGCAAGGAGGACGTCGGGGAGGAGGGCGAGGACGAGGACGAGCGCTGTCTCTCCCTGGAGGACGGCGCGGAGGAGAGAATTTACTACAACCTGAGGAGAGCCACGCTTCCTCAGGTCAGGAAAACTGGGACCGACGACGCTGGCGGCGTCTACTCCTTCGCCAGCCAGGACGGCTTTCCCCCAACCTCCCAGCCCTCGAAGCTGGACCAGTGCGGCGCTTTCCCACCCTTGGCGGACGACTGCCTCCACCCAGGGTACAACACCCAGGCGGCGGACGATGACACGAAGGAGACCGAGGAGGACGCCGGCGGCCCCGGCCCGGGCCCCGCCTCCACAGAGGCCCCCGGCAGTTTCAAACACAGGCTGGCTGAAATCATCTCCAAGGACCTGGCAAAGTTCCAGCCCCCGACTTTCCACAGAGCAGGCAGCCCCACGTTTCTCCAGTAG
- the atoh1b gene encoding protein atonal homolog 1b, whose product MAAKTELAGWPEYPEDFALLQQRSFSSRTWISSDPVRAFPRREATEVEAEGTGSGLSPAPGGQAGDGGKAAPFGAQRHRRVAANARERRRMHGLNKAFDELRSVIPSLENEKKLSKYDTLQMAQIYITELSELLAGVVQQECTDPVDGRTPRRSLIHSLRTPETPSLQPPPQQQQQRDPTTPPINHLFILRPPPESNPAGACSSHSSDGESSHLSDTEDSQSGTR is encoded by the coding sequence ATGGCCGCTAAAACGGAGCTCGCGGGCTGGCCCGAGTACCCGGAGGACTTCGCCCTGCTGCAGCAGAGGAGCTTCAGCTCCAGGACGTGGATTTCTTCCGACCCGGTCCGTGCCTTTCCCAGGAGGGAAGCGACGGAGGTGGAGGCGGAGGGGACGGGGAGCGGGCTGTCCCCGGCGCCCGGCGGTCAGGCGGGCGACGGAGGCAAGGCGGCCCCCTTCGGCGCCCAGCGACACCGGCGCGTGGCGGCCAACGCCCGGGAGCGGCGGCGGATGCACGGCCTGAACAAGGCCTTCGACGAGCTGCGCAGCGTCATCCCGTCCCTGGAGAACGAGAAGAAGCTGTCCAAGTACGACACGCTGCAGATGGCGCAGATTTACATCACGGAGCTGTCCGAGCTGCTAGCCGGGGTGGTCCAGCAGGAGTGCACGGACCCGGTGGACGGCAGGACGCCCAGGAGGAGCCTGATCCACTCTCTCCGGACTCCGGAGACCCCCTCCCTGCAGCCgccgccgcagcagcagcagcagagggacCCAACGACCCCTCCCATCAACCACCTGTTCATACTCAGACCTCCGCCTGAGTCAAACCCAGCAGGGGCCTGTTCCTCCCACAGCAGTGATGGAGAGTCCTCCCATCTCAGCGACACGGAGGACAGTCAGAGCGGGACACGGTGA